TTGGCCGATGGGTCCACGATGACGTTCACGCACGCCATCGTGGTGCAGCACAGGTCCAAGTCGATCGGCGCCTTCACGGAGCACTGCGGGTACTACGCCTTCGAGCCGTTCGATGTCCGCATGTCGCGAGTCTGGGACGGGCGCGTCTTCCGCCGGTACGGCGACCTGTCCGAGGCAGAGCACTCGTTCGCCGGTCGACTCGCGATCGCTGGACGCGAGTACGTCGCGGTCCCCTCCGCCGCATACGACCGGCTCTCGAGGGCGGAGGTGACGACCGACGCGATCGTCCACGCTCGCCTGTCGATCGCCAGAAGCCTCCGTGCCGCCCGGAGGCAGGCCGGGCTCACGCGGCGCGCCGTCAGACCTCGGGTAGCGCCCGCTCGGCGCGGCATGAGCTGGCGAGTTCCTACACTGGTCGAGGTTGAGGACCCGACTGGCGAACGTACGACTGGCGGTCTATATTCAGTCCGAGGCGAACCCATGCGTGCAGTCCGTATCTCCGAAGACATCGTGCCGGTCAGCGACTTCAAGGCGCAAGCCGCGGGCTGGCTGAAGCGCGTCGCCGACACGGGGCAGCCGGTCGTGATCACGCAGAACGGGAAGGCCGCCGGCGTGCTCGTCTCCCCGTCGGAGTTCGACCGGCTACGCGAACGCGCAGGCCTGCTCGAGGCGATCGACGCGGGCCTCGCTGACGAGACGGCTGGTCGCGTCGTCTCGCATGCCGCCGTCGTCTCCGAAATGAAGCGCCGGGCGGTGAGACGAACTTCGAAGAGATGACGAAACCGCGACGAAGTAGGCGAAAGGTTCCGGTTTCGATCGAGTGGACGGAGCGCGCCGTCGCCGACTTACGTGCGATCGACGACTACATCGCGGCGGACAATCCGGCGGCGGCCGAACGGTGGGTAGGCAGGCTCATCGCGAAGGCCGAGGCGGCTGCCCGGCTCCCGATGGCCGGGCGCGTCGTGCCCGAGAAGGGACGAACCGACATCCGCGAGGTGTTCCTTCGGACCTACCGGATCGTGTACCGCGTGAGGGAGGACAGCATCCTCGTGCTGACGCACTCGTGCCGATGACGTTCTATCGACGAGATGATCAGGTGCAGGCTGTGATGGTCGAGATCAACCGCGCGCTCTACATGGACGAGCGGACCGGCGACCGACTCGAATCATTTGCGCTGATCCGAGGGCGGATTCAGGGCGCGCTCGAGGCGCTCATCCAGGCGACCCCCAAGCTGTAGGGTCGTTCGCGCCGCGCGTCGATCAGCCGCGCGGGCGCAGCCGTTTCGCCGGGTGGACGCTTCGCTCCGGCGCCTCGAGCCAGCGTGCGAGGGTCGTGACGTGAGGGTCGGAGCGGTCGAGGGACGCGAGCGCGGACTCGAAGCTCGATGCGCGATTCGTGTACAGTGCACGGAATGCGCGGCGGAGGGCGGCGATGGAGTCGGCCGGCACGCCGCGGCGCTCCAGGCCTACGACGTTGAGCGCACGTACGCGGGCGCGGTCGCCTTGGACGATCGCGAACGGCGGGACGTCGCGCTCGCACATCGCGCCGGCGGCGACGAAGGCGCTCTCGCCGACGCGGACGAGCTGCGCGACGCCGGCGAGGCCGCCGAAGGTGACCCAGTCGTCGAGCACGACGTGGCCGGCGAGCTGGACCGCGTTCGCGATCACGCAGTGTGAGCCGATGACGGCGTCGTGCGCGACGTGGCAGCCCGCCATGAACAGGTTGTGCGCGCCGATGCGCGTCGCGCCCGCGCCGCTCGACACGTTCACCGTCACGCTCTCGCGGAACACGTTGTCGTCGCCGATCTCGAGCGCGCCGCCCCCCGCCTCGCCGCCCTTCTTGACCTGCGCTTCGCCGCCGACGACGGCGAACGGATGAAGGGTGCATCTTGCACCTATCTTCGTCTTGCCCTGGACGACGACGTGACCGAGCAGGCGCGTGCCCGCGCCGATGCGGACCCCCGCCTGGACGTGACAGAACGGGCCGACCTCGACGTCGTCCGCGAGCTCCGCGCGGCGATCGACGATCGAGCTCGGATGGATGCGCGACATCGAGCGCTGGAGATAGCGCGCTCCGGCCCGCGCCGGCAACCGCTGTGGTGGAGCGCGTCAGGGCACGGCCAGGAGGAGCTCCGCCTCGGCGACGCGCGACTCGCCGACCTTCGCCTCCGCGCGCACCTTGATCGCGCCGCCGTGCCTCTGGAGCAGCACGGCGGAGAGCAGGAGGCGCTCGCCGGGGACGACCGGACGGCGGAGCTTCGCCTTGTCGATCGCGACGAGCCGGATCGACGCGGCGCCGCCGAGGAGGCCGCCGAGCTGCGCGAGCGACTCGATCACGAGCACGCCAGGCAACAGCGGATTGTCCGGGAAATGCCCCGCGAACCACGGCTCGTCGGCGCGCACGTCGCGGTAGCCCTCGATGCGCTCCCCGTCCGCGAACGTCACCTCGTCGACGAGGCGAAAGGGCGCGCGATGGGGCAATTGCGAGAGGACGCTCATCCGCGCTTCATTTGCCGCGACGGGTCGTGACGGTCGTGACGGTCGCGACGGTAGAGCGACGCGAGGCCGCGCAGCCACTTCATCCGCGCCACCGCGGGGTAGCCGGCGACCGTCTCGCCGGGCGCGACGTCGCCGATGACGCCGCTCTTCGCCGCGATGCGCGCGCCGTCGCCGATGACGAGGTGGTCCGCGACGCCGACCTGCCCGCCGACGAGGACCCCGCGGCCGATCGTGACCGACCCCGCGAGCCCGGTCTGCGCCGCGATGAGCGTGCCCTCGCCCACGACGCAGTTGTGACCGACGTGCACCTGCGCGTCGAGCTTCGCGCCGCGCTTGATCACCGTCGGCGCGATCGTCCCCGCCGCGATCGTGGAGAGCGCGCCGATCTCCACGTCGTCCTCGATCACGACGCCGCCGAGCTGCGGAATGGAGCGCCCCGCGACGTGGCCGAACCCCGCCGCGCCGATGACCGCGCCTGGCGCGATCGTCACGCGCGCGCCGATCCGTACGCGCGGGAGGAGGTGCACGCCGGGTCCGATGCGACAGTCCACGCCGACGACGGGAGGGGTCTCGGGCGCGTCGGCGGTGTCGAGCACGCCCGCCATCGCGCGCGCGGCCTGCGGGTGGAACCAGCCGGGCAGATCGACGTCGATGCTTGCGTCGACGAGGAGCGCCGCGCCGCGCTCCACCGCGCGCCGCGCCTCCGCGACGTACCGACGATGGAGGAGCACCGTGAGATCGCCCGCCTCCGCGGCGCTCGTCACCGCGAGGCGGCGCACCGAGGCGTCGGCCCCGCGGATCGATCCGCCGTATGCGCGCGCGAGCTCGGCGAGCGTTCGCGGCGCGATCGGGATCACTTCTTCGGAGCGGCCGGCCCCGGAGCGGCCGGCGCGGGCGCCGGGCCGGAGCTCGAGTTGTACATCTGGATCGTGCGGTCGGTGAGATCGAGGTCGCCGCGGACGTACGCGACGGTCGCCTTGTCGACGACGAGGTCGACGTTCTCGTTCGTCGCGAGGCGCTTGATGATCAGCATCACCTTCTCGAAGACCGGATCGGTGAGCTCCTTCTGCTTCTTCTCGAGCTCCTTGTTGTACTCGACGAAGATCGCCTGGAGCTCCATCATCTGCTTCTGCCAGTCGGCGACGCGCTTCTCGAGCGCGTCCTTCGGCAGCACCTTCGCCTGCTTGTCGATGTCCTCGCGCTGGCGCTGGAGATCCGTCTGCTTCTTGTTCAGCTCCTGCTGCTTCGTGTCGAACAGCTTCTTCAGCGTGGCCTGAGCGCGGAGGCCGTCCTCCGTGCTCGCGACGGCGCGCTGCACGTCCACGACGGCGACCTTCTGGTCCGCAGCCGCGACCCCGGCGAAGAGAAGAGACGCGAGGACGACCCCGGACGCGAAGAATTGGCGAATCATGGGGGCGGGGTAGCCAATGCGGCCCCGGGGGTCAATCTTGGTCAACGTCGGGGGCTTCGCCCCCGACACCCCCACCCCAAACACGGCCCGCCGAAGCGGCGGGTCGCTTCGCGACCGCTTGCGCGGCCGCTTTTGGGGCCCCGGGGCCGGCCCCGCGCCCACGAGCCGCCGGGGCCGGGCCTGACGTTGAAAAGACGTTGGGCGAGAACTGGGGTTTACAGTGGGTGGGGCGGGGGGTCGGTTTGCCGAGGAATTTGGGGGGTCGGACTCGTGGACCGGATGGCATGGCGTGTGGATACTGAAGGGACCCAGGAGAACATCGCCCATGACGTCTGGCTTCACGAAGGCTCTGGTGATCGGCGCGCTGAGCACGCTCGGCACCCTCGCGTGGAGCGGTTGCGGACCCGGCAGCGAGGAACGCTACTACTGCGATAACGGCGGCTGCTTCTCCTGCGACGCCTACGGCTGCTCGAGCGTCAGGCCTCCGAAGAAGACGACGTGCACCAGCAACGCGAGCTGCAAGACGGGCATCTGCACGACGGCGGGCTGCGCCGAGACCTGCAGCAGCGACGACAACTGCCCCCGCGGCAACACGTGCCAGAGCGGCCTCTGCGCCGAGCCCGGCAACCCGCCCGTCCCGATCCCCGACGCGGACGCGGGCCCCGCGCCCACCGACGCCGGCCCCGCGCCGACCGAGTGCACCGCGACGAGCTGCACCGACGGCAAGGTCTGCGTGAGCGGCGTCTGCACGTCGCCGGAGAACACGTGCAAGTTCTCGAGCGAGTGCGAGGGCGACAAGGTCTGCGCGGAGGGCGCCTGCCTCGATCCGTGCAGCCCCACCGGCACGTGCGCGAGCGGGTACACCTGCGAGCAGAACGTCTGCCAGCCGCAGCAGCCGACGCCCGGCGACGGCGGCACCGGCCCCGTGACCTGCACCGGCGAGACCTGCGGCCCCGGCAACTACTGCAACAACGGCGTCTGCGCGGTCGACAACCGCCCCAAGCCGAACTGCACCGAGGACACGACGTGCGGCGGCACCACCGCGACGCCGAAGAAGTGCCTCGGCGGCTTCTGCAAGTTCACGTGCACGAGCGACCAGCACTGCCGCACGATCGACAGCCGCATCGGCTACTGC
The DNA window shown above is from Labilithrix sp. and carries:
- a CDS encoding type II toxin-antitoxin system Phd/YefM family antitoxin; the protein is MSGRHLDSRAHRAELVDYFARELAMYVGRSASKLRREGLRAVDFDGDVLVDLADGSTMTFTHAIVVQHRSKSIGAFTEHCGYYAFEPFDVRMSRVWDGRVFRRYGDLSEAEHSFAGRLAIAGREYVAVPSAAYDRLSRAEVTTDAIVHARLSIARSLRAARRQAGLTRRAVRPRVAPARRGMSWRVPTLVEVEDPTGERTTGGLYSVRGEPMRAVRISEDIVPVSDFKAQAAGWLKRVADTGQPVVITQNGKAAGVLVSPSEFDRLRERAGLLEAIDAGLADETAGRVVSHAAVVSEMKRRAVRRTSKR
- a CDS encoding type II toxin-antitoxin system RelE/ParE family toxin, which encodes MTKPRRSRRKVPVSIEWTERAVADLRAIDDYIAADNPAAAERWVGRLIAKAEAAARLPMAGRVVPEKGRTDIREVFLRTYRIVYRVREDSILVLTHSCR
- a CDS encoding OmpH family outer membrane protein — translated: MIRQFFASGVVLASLLFAGVAAADQKVAVVDVQRAVASTEDGLRAQATLKKLFDTKQQELNKKQTDLQRQREDIDKQAKVLPKDALEKRVADWQKQMMELQAIFVEYNKELEKKQKELTDPVFEKVMLIIKRLATNENVDLVVDKATVAYVRGDLDLTDRTIQMYNSSSGPAPAPAAPGPAAPKK
- the lpxA gene encoding acyl-ACP--UDP-N-acetylglucosamine O-acyltransferase, whose protein sequence is MSRIHPSSIVDRRAELADDVEVGPFCHVQAGVRIGAGTRLLGHVVVQGKTKIGARCTLHPFAVVGGEAQVKKGGEAGGGALEIGDDNVFRESVTVNVSSGAGATRIGAHNLFMAGCHVAHDAVIGSHCVIANAVQLAGHVVLDDWVTFGGLAGVAQLVRVGESAFVAAGAMCERDVPPFAIVQGDRARVRALNVVGLERRGVPADSIAALRRAFRALYTNRASSFESALASLDRSDPHVTTLARWLEAPERSVHPAKRLRPRG
- the fabZ gene encoding 3-hydroxyacyl-ACP dehydratase FabZ — protein: MSVLSQLPHRAPFRLVDEVTFADGERIEGYRDVRADEPWFAGHFPDNPLLPGVLVIESLAQLGGLLGGAASIRLVAIDKAKLRRPVVPGERLLLSAVLLQRHGGAIKVRAEAKVGESRVAEAELLLAVP